The following coding sequences are from one Desulfuromonas sp. TF window:
- a CDS encoding YdcF family protein → MLSRLLTFLSGILFCLVLLGGIAAFGLPHLAGWMIVSAEPQPADAIVVLGGGDGSRLHKALELHDQGVAGQLILVDTKKEYWRHMLKKQCPDCDAEGKVTILEGSISTQTDARLSLKFCRENRIDSILVVTSPYHTHRSDLIFRKTFKGSGISLETVSTDDFGALRRPGDRWWEDRRTLETVWMEFGKCVYLLVGDW, encoded by the coding sequence ATGCTGAGTCGTCTCCTGACCTTCCTCTCCGGCATCCTCTTCTGTCTGGTACTGCTTGGAGGAATTGCCGCGTTCGGCCTCCCGCATCTCGCCGGCTGGATGATCGTATCGGCCGAGCCGCAACCGGCCGACGCGATCGTCGTTCTGGGCGGGGGCGACGGCAGCCGGCTGCATAAGGCGCTGGAGCTGCACGATCAAGGGGTCGCCGGGCAGCTGATCCTGGTCGATACGAAAAAGGAATACTGGCGGCACATGCTGAAGAAGCAGTGTCCCGACTGCGATGCCGAAGGCAAGGTGACCATCCTCGAAGGTTCCATCAGCACGCAAACGGACGCCCGATTGTCCCTGAAATTCTGCCGTGAGAACCGGATAGACAGCATTCTCGTCGTCACCTCCCCTTACCACACGCACCGGTCGGACCTGATCTTCCGGAAGACCTTCAAGGGGAGCGGCATTTCCCTGGAGACGGTCAGCACGGATGACTTCGGGGCCCTGCGCAGGCCGGGGGACCGCTGGTGGGAAGACCGCCGGACGCTGGAGACGGTCTGGATGGAGTTTGGGAAGTGCGTGTATTTGCTGGTTGGTGACTGGTGA
- a CDS encoding four helix bundle protein yields the protein MNHKDLKVRQASINLAAEVYSLTKTFPADENFGLTSQVRRAAVSIPSNIAEGGEGI from the coding sequence ATGAATCATAAAGACCTGAAAGTCCGGCAGGCTTCTATCAATCTTGCCGCCGAGGTTTATTCTCTGACAAAGACATTTCCAGCAGATGAAAATTTCGGCTTGACATCCCAAGTGAGACGTGCTGCTGTTTCAATTCCCTCGAATATAGCCGAGGGGGGTGAGGGGATATAA